In the Paenibacillus pabuli genome, one interval contains:
- a CDS encoding class I SAM-dependent methyltransferase, giving the protein MKQNKYDEAEFFRNYSQMARSTQGLEAAGEWYKLRTMLPELKDKNVLDLGCGFGWHCRYAREQQARSVIGVDLSENMLQRAREMTDDSRIEYRHMAIEDIEFAPEQFDVVISSLALHYIEQLDQVFAQIHACLVQGGTLLYSVEHPIFTARAAQDWHYGPQGEIMHWPVDDYHQEGKRVANFLNQDVVKYHRTLATHLNGLIQAGFVIQQVAESKPSPEMMDQIPGMRDENRRPMFLMIAAVKA; this is encoded by the coding sequence ATGAAGCAGAACAAATATGATGAGGCAGAGTTTTTCAGGAACTACAGTCAGATGGCTCGTTCTACTCAAGGGCTTGAGGCGGCAGGTGAGTGGTATAAACTGCGAACCATGCTACCTGAGTTGAAGGACAAAAATGTACTGGATCTGGGCTGTGGCTTTGGCTGGCATTGCCGGTATGCACGGGAGCAGCAGGCCAGATCAGTTATTGGCGTGGATCTATCTGAGAATATGCTGCAGCGTGCACGAGAGATGACCGATGATTCTCGGATTGAGTACAGGCATATGGCCATTGAAGATATTGAATTTGCCCCTGAACAATTCGATGTGGTCATTAGCTCGCTTGCACTGCACTACATTGAACAGTTGGATCAGGTGTTTGCTCAAATCCATGCTTGCCTTGTCCAGGGTGGTACATTGCTATATTCAGTGGAACATCCGATCTTCACGGCTCGTGCTGCGCAGGATTGGCACTATGGGCCTCAAGGTGAGATTATGCATTGGCCTGTGGATGACTATCATCAGGAGGGGAAGCGTGTCGCCAATTTCCTGAACCAAGACGTGGTCAAGTACCACCGAACGTTGGCAACTCATCTGAATGGACTGATCCAGGCGGGATTTGTGATTCAGCAGGTGGCTGAGTCCAAACCTTCACCTGAGATGATGGATCAAATACCGGGTATGCGAGACGAGAATCGTCGTCCCATGTTTCTCATGATTGCAGCGGTTAAAGCATGA
- a CDS encoding DUF523 domain-containing protein, giving the protein MKYLVSSCLAGVACRYNGTASLDEKIQELVAQEQAMMVCPELLGGFSTPREPAEIIGGTGKDVLAGIAQVIEKGGRDVTDLYIKGAYQTLEWAKRLDVTCIVLKEFSPSCGTQAIYDGNFANHKVQGEGVTSVLLRQEGYEVISEIEFMKQL; this is encoded by the coding sequence ATGAAATATTTGGTGAGTTCATGTCTTGCTGGTGTAGCCTGCCGTTACAACGGAACAGCGAGTCTGGATGAGAAGATTCAGGAGCTCGTAGCGCAAGAGCAGGCCATGATGGTCTGTCCGGAACTGCTCGGCGGATTCTCCACCCCGCGGGAACCGGCAGAGATTATCGGAGGTACAGGCAAGGATGTGCTCGCTGGCATAGCACAGGTGATTGAGAAAGGTGGCAGGGACGTTACAGATCTGTATATTAAGGGAGCCTATCAAACGCTGGAATGGGCCAAAAGACTGGATGTTACTTGTATTGTGTTGAAGGAATTCAGTCCTTCCTGCGGCACACAAGCCATCTATGATGGTAACTTCGCGAATCACAAGGTACAAGGTGAAGGCGTCACATCCGTTCTGCTTCGGCAAGAAGGCTATGAAGTCATTTCGGAAATTGAATTCATGAAACAATTGTAA
- a CDS encoding RNA polymerase sigma factor, with protein sequence MEYQFLAQAQTIDNYTLSCMMDDYGNDVWNYAYFLTRSTEQADEISQQVFIRAYSGIKHFCGECSLKTWLLTITRNTTFTYRKSRFFRSSLWGETLPIESEQGPSHIREMTPAQYAHPSAEAEVISREHVHEIWDIVMALPDKFREILLLHLKYELTMNEIAEMLRISTGTVKSRLSRGKDKVRKQWEERNR encoded by the coding sequence TTGGAATATCAATTTCTGGCCCAAGCCCAGACGATCGACAATTACACACTCAGCTGCATGATGGATGACTATGGGAATGATGTGTGGAACTATGCTTACTTTTTGACCAGAAGTACAGAGCAGGCAGACGAAATATCACAGCAAGTATTTATTCGGGCATACTCCGGGATCAAACACTTTTGCGGGGAGTGCTCCCTGAAAACCTGGTTGCTCACCATTACTAGAAATACGACATTTACATACCGGAAATCGAGGTTTTTTCGCAGCAGTTTATGGGGGGAGACGCTTCCGATCGAATCAGAACAGGGACCTTCACATATTCGTGAGATGACGCCTGCACAATATGCCCATCCCTCAGCTGAAGCCGAGGTAATAAGTAGGGAGCATGTACATGAAATTTGGGACATCGTTATGGCTCTGCCGGATAAGTTTCGTGAAATCTTATTGCTGCATCTGAAGTATGAGCTCACCATGAACGAAATTGCGGAAATGCTGAGAATCAGTACAGGTACAGTGAAATCGAGATTATCACGGGGCAAAGATAAAGTGCGGAAGCAATGGGAGGAGAGAAATAGATGA
- a CDS encoding hybrid sensor histidine kinase/response regulator, producing MSSLDLSSSKPITLDGEWEFYQGQADVRTSPETFRSSQSIQVPGDWKEQDVNENGNPSEPGTYRLRILADLKPDEVYTFWFNKIQSASRVTINGKVAAEFGAFDPAYISGAFGYPEYSTYTASYVAPEHAQGISEIELFVEIHPYAEQVHGGIISSVQFGTQAAIDSKRWYSIGFQLFTIVIMLLHMIYAFILFLFKPSQKEFLKFALLLLIAAITISTDNDNLFAQWLPFSYAWTVKIRLAAYILLSTLILSLTHSFFKQYTKVCKVLYGISSLYIASLAFMPFLAVTQSAWLFYTLFNLQLAVALWMILKIKIKKLPDGLFLIMAALAILSSCLWGIVQHATHLPATFYPLDMIAAIICFSSYWFKKYLRHMMENARYALQLERSDKMKDEFLANTSHELRTPLHGIINIAENVISNEKATLQETSVQDMKLLVQIGRRMSTLLNDLMDIALLQERRIALHPEPVRLQSIAFGVVDMLRFMIKGKLLTIKVDISEELPPVWADEKRLIQVMFNLVHNAIKYTPHGEITIQAIHYGNTVSVHVKDTGIGMDEEMSRRVLGRYEQGDDGMKDGGGFGLGLSISLQLLQLHGSDLEVESAPGRGSDFHFSLPLSSQHIISANSMVQHEVHVPNHHFEWSADTLPAYDLAAAAEWDDSSSATKISILAVDDDPVNLEVLARILSKDIYEIVPVLSGQDALDQLFSRPWSLVIADVMMPHMSGYELTHRIRERFTLAELPVLLLTARSQPEDIYNGFAAGASDYVSKPVNALELQYRVGALTTLKQSFTEHLRMEAAYLQAQIQPHFLFNTLNSLMALSDIDTEKMRKLGDAFSTYLRYSFQFINLQQLVPLSHELDLVNAYLYIEKERFGPRIEIKRNIEADLNSIKLPPLTLQPLVENAIRHGLLSRRSGGTLTIDVERQDGGVYFRVSDNGKGMSPDEADKVLGLRFGSSVGGIGLRNTNRRLLQLYDSGLTISSMTGVGTTVSFFIPDEVHFPYNQ from the coding sequence TTGTCATCACTGGATTTGAGTTCTTCCAAGCCGATTACCCTGGATGGCGAGTGGGAATTTTATCAGGGACAAGCAGACGTACGAACCTCTCCCGAAACATTCAGGAGTTCACAATCCATCCAGGTACCCGGAGACTGGAAAGAGCAAGATGTCAACGAAAACGGTAATCCGTCTGAGCCAGGTACGTATCGGCTGCGAATACTTGCTGACCTTAAACCCGATGAGGTGTATACGTTTTGGTTTAACAAGATTCAATCGGCCTCCCGTGTCACCATTAACGGCAAGGTAGCAGCCGAATTCGGGGCGTTTGATCCTGCTTATATTTCCGGAGCTTTTGGTTATCCAGAGTATAGTACATACACGGCTTCATATGTAGCACCTGAGCATGCGCAGGGCATTTCTGAAATTGAACTATTCGTGGAGATCCACCCTTATGCAGAGCAGGTCCATGGAGGAATCATTTCTTCCGTTCAGTTTGGCACCCAGGCTGCTATTGATAGCAAGCGTTGGTATTCCATTGGATTCCAGTTATTTACGATCGTTATTATGCTTCTGCACATGATCTATGCCTTTATCCTTTTTTTGTTCAAACCAAGTCAAAAAGAGTTTTTGAAGTTCGCGCTGCTGTTGTTAATTGCTGCCATTACGATCTCGACGGATAATGATAATCTGTTCGCTCAGTGGTTACCATTCAGTTATGCCTGGACAGTCAAGATCAGGCTAGCCGCTTATATTCTTCTGTCGACCCTGATTCTAAGTTTGACGCACAGCTTTTTTAAACAATATACCAAAGTCTGCAAAGTACTCTACGGAATTAGCAGTTTATATATTGCCAGTCTGGCTTTTATGCCCTTTCTGGCCGTAACCCAATCGGCATGGTTATTTTACACCTTATTTAATCTGCAATTAGCCGTGGCCCTCTGGATGATCCTTAAGATAAAAATTAAAAAATTGCCAGACGGCTTATTCCTAATCATGGCCGCACTGGCCATACTGTCAAGCTGTCTGTGGGGCATAGTACAGCATGCAACCCATTTGCCTGCAACATTCTATCCACTGGATATGATTGCAGCCATTATCTGCTTTTCATCCTACTGGTTCAAAAAGTACTTACGCCATATGATGGAAAATGCACGTTATGCTCTTCAATTGGAACGCAGTGACAAGATGAAGGACGAATTTTTGGCCAATACCTCTCATGAGCTTCGTACGCCACTGCATGGCATCATCAATATCGCAGAGAACGTCATCAGCAACGAAAAGGCAACACTCCAGGAAACTAGCGTGCAGGATATGAAACTGCTCGTCCAGATTGGACGCCGCATGTCTACCTTGCTGAATGATCTTATGGATATCGCCCTGCTGCAGGAAAGACGTATTGCTCTGCATCCGGAACCAGTTCGGCTGCAGTCCATCGCTTTTGGCGTAGTGGACATGCTAAGGTTTATGATTAAAGGCAAACTGCTCACGATTAAGGTAGACATTTCGGAAGAACTGCCTCCGGTCTGGGCAGATGAGAAGAGACTTATTCAAGTTATGTTCAATCTGGTGCATAATGCCATCAAATACACACCGCATGGTGAAATCACCATTCAGGCCATCCATTATGGTAATACCGTTTCAGTGCATGTGAAGGACACGGGAATTGGCATGGATGAGGAGATGTCCCGCCGTGTATTGGGAAGATATGAGCAAGGCGATGATGGAATGAAGGATGGTGGTGGGTTCGGGCTGGGCCTAAGCATTTCACTTCAGCTGCTGCAGCTACATGGGTCTGACCTTGAGGTTGAATCGGCACCAGGCAGGGGATCTGATTTTCATTTCAGCCTTCCGTTATCAAGCCAGCACATCATCTCAGCCAATTCTATGGTTCAACATGAAGTACATGTTCCAAACCACCATTTTGAATGGTCGGCTGATACGCTTCCGGCCTATGATCTGGCCGCTGCTGCTGAGTGGGATGATTCCTCGTCGGCAACTAAAATAAGCATTCTGGCCGTCGATGACGATCCTGTAAACCTGGAAGTCCTTGCGCGCATCTTGTCCAAAGATATATATGAGATTGTACCCGTGTTATCAGGTCAGGACGCGCTCGATCAGCTCTTTTCAAGACCTTGGAGTCTGGTGATAGCAGATGTGATGATGCCCCACATGTCGGGATATGAATTAACCCATAGAATCAGAGAGCGGTTCACTCTTGCAGAACTCCCCGTTCTCCTACTTACAGCCCGGAGCCAGCCTGAGGATATCTATAACGGTTTTGCCGCAGGGGCAAGTGACTATGTGAGCAAACCGGTAAATGCACTCGAGCTGCAGTATCGTGTAGGAGCGCTCACTACGCTCAAGCAATCGTTCACAGAGCATCTGCGGATGGAGGCTGCCTATCTTCAAGCACAGATCCAGCCACATTTTTTGTTTAACACCCTTAATTCCTTAATGGCACTAAGCGATATAGATACTGAGAAAATGAGAAAATTAGGCGATGCCTTTTCAACATATTTAAGATACAGTTTCCAATTCATTAACCTGCAGCAACTTGTGCCTCTGTCTCATGAGTTGGACCTAGTCAATGCCTATTTGTACATTGAGAAGGAACGATTCGGTCCACGAATCGAGATCAAACGTAACATTGAAGCCGACCTTAACAGCATCAAGCTGCCTCCTCTTACTCTGCAACCGCTTGTTGAGAATGCGATTCGTCATGGATTGCTGAGCAGAAGAAGTGGTGGCACGCTCACCATAGACGTGGAACGTCAAGATGGAGGAGTTTACTTTCGCGTTTCTGACAACGGAAAAGGAATGAGTCCCGATGAAGCTGATAAAGTGCTTGGCCTTCGTTTTGGCTCTTCTGTGGGCGGAATAGGACTGAGAAATACCAATCGTCGGCTCCTGCAGCTGTATGATTCAGGATTAACCATCTCCAGCATGACTGGGGTTGGTACGACAGTCTCCTTCTTCATTCCTGATGAGGTTCACTTCCCTTATAACCAATAG
- a CDS encoding MATE family efflux transporter: MNTNWTHPLERQSVGKAFVSYLVPSILGMLVIAFNFIIDGIMVGHKLGSTALAGIGIASPVYTLFVAMSLWIGMGGATLYSTYMGKRDITTAKQIFTKSITIILLITMAIGYTAFTFKDQLVYALGANTETFPYAADYMNILLLFGFVFTIENALTIFVRNDGDSNTSMYAQITFAVANIVFNYVTLYVLEWGVRGVAIGTIVSASLALLVLLSHFFKKSNNLTFTRFKWNTKLLGTIVLIGFPSFLAELGMSVFSISHNISLDRIAGTDGVASFTVLNYIHGVVLLAFLGLASAAQPLVSYYHGAKKMAREKQTIRIASRTALACGVILLLVVQWGAPYFVQIFGNFSESVTSNAVYGLRIFTFAYLFMGINFVMSTYFQSVGNAKMAIWITAAREMIIMIALIAILPPFWGVTGVWLAVPLSEMFVLVTIAVYYRKRSVTEKIHSLTIE; the protein is encoded by the coding sequence ATGAACACGAACTGGACGCATCCCCTGGAAAGGCAATCTGTAGGAAAGGCTTTTGTAAGCTACCTAGTGCCATCCATACTGGGGATGCTGGTCATTGCTTTCAATTTTATTATCGATGGTATCATGGTCGGGCACAAACTTGGATCCACTGCGCTCGCCGGAATTGGTATTGCTTCACCGGTATACACCCTTTTCGTTGCGATGTCGCTATGGATTGGCATGGGTGGAGCCACCCTGTATTCAACCTATATGGGCAAAAGGGATATAACCACTGCCAAACAAATCTTTACGAAATCGATTACGATTATATTGTTGATTACGATGGCAATAGGATATACCGCATTTACGTTTAAGGACCAGCTGGTCTATGCTTTGGGCGCCAATACCGAAACGTTCCCATATGCCGCTGACTATATGAATATCTTGCTGCTGTTTGGGTTTGTCTTCACTATCGAAAATGCCCTTACCATCTTTGTCCGTAACGACGGTGATTCCAACACCTCCATGTACGCGCAGATCACATTTGCCGTAGCCAATATCGTATTTAATTATGTAACATTATATGTGCTCGAATGGGGTGTGCGAGGGGTGGCCATCGGTACGATTGTCTCGGCATCTCTTGCCCTGCTCGTCCTGTTGTCTCATTTTTTCAAAAAATCAAATAATCTTACCTTCACTCGGTTCAAGTGGAATACCAAACTACTCGGAACCATTGTTCTCATTGGATTTCCCAGCTTTCTTGCCGAACTCGGCATGTCTGTCTTCTCCATCTCACACAACATCTCCCTGGACCGGATTGCGGGTACGGATGGTGTAGCATCCTTTACGGTACTGAATTACATCCATGGCGTAGTGTTGCTGGCATTTCTGGGTCTGGCTTCTGCTGCCCAACCTTTGGTCAGTTACTATCATGGAGCCAAAAAGATGGCGCGTGAAAAACAAACCATTCGTATAGCCTCCAGAACGGCTCTGGCCTGTGGTGTTATACTGCTGCTTGTCGTACAGTGGGGAGCACCTTATTTTGTGCAAATTTTCGGAAACTTTAGTGAAAGCGTCACAAGCAATGCCGTGTACGGGTTAAGAATATTTACTTTTGCATACCTGTTTATGGGGATTAACTTTGTTATGAGCACCTATTTCCAATCGGTTGGGAATGCCAAAATGGCGATCTGGATCACGGCTGCACGTGAGATGATCATCATGATTGCATTGATTGCAATCCTTCCACCTTTCTGGGGCGTAACAGGCGTGTGGCTTGCTGTGCCTCTCTCTGAGATGTTTGTCCTCGTGACGATCGCCGTCTATTATAGGAAACGTTCCGTTACAGAGAAGATACACAGTTTAACTATTGAGTAG
- a CDS encoding NAD(P)H-dependent oxidoreductase, with product MEPTTQTMKKEEILNAYHFRHATKVFDDLRKITAEDFEFILETGRLSPSSIGFEPWKFLIVQKPELRQRLSEVSSGAQKQLATASHFVVILARSDASYNSPYAEYMLKEIKGMPDDVFELTSAAYGNFQNNQRLLENPRTLFDWASKQTYIALGNMMTSAALIGIDSCPIEGFSYQDVHRILEEEGLLEDGAWDISMMAAFGYRAEEPKREKSRQPLDKITQWIE from the coding sequence ATGGAGCCTACAACACAAACAATGAAAAAGGAAGAAATTTTGAACGCATATCATTTCCGGCATGCAACGAAGGTATTTGATGATTTACGCAAAATTACAGCGGAGGATTTTGAATTTATTCTGGAAACGGGAAGGTTATCACCGAGCTCAATCGGATTCGAGCCATGGAAATTTTTGATTGTGCAAAAACCAGAGCTTCGCCAGCGCTTGTCCGAAGTCTCTTCCGGGGCTCAGAAGCAATTGGCGACAGCAAGCCACTTCGTGGTCATCCTGGCACGCTCGGATGCGAGTTATAATTCACCTTATGCGGAGTACATGCTTAAAGAGATTAAGGGAATGCCTGACGATGTATTTGAATTAACAAGTGCAGCATATGGAAATTTCCAAAATAACCAGCGTCTGCTTGAGAACCCACGAACTCTATTCGATTGGGCATCCAAACAGACATACATTGCACTTGGCAATATGATGACCTCGGCAGCTCTTATCGGCATTGATTCTTGCCCGATTGAAGGGTTCAGCTACCAGGATGTTCATCGTATTCTGGAAGAAGAAGGTTTGCTGGAGGATGGAGCATGGGACATCTCGATGATGGCGGCCTTTGGCTATCGTGCAGAGGAACCTAAACGTGAGAAGTCTCGGCAGCCTCTGGACAAGATTACACAATGGATTGAGTAA